From one Calypte anna isolate BGI_N300 chromosome 11, bCalAnn1_v1.p, whole genome shotgun sequence genomic stretch:
- the PLEKHF1 gene encoding pleckstrin homology domain-containing family F member 1, with amino-acid sequence MVDHLANTEINSQRIAAVENCFGASGQPLAVPGRVLLGEGILTKECRKKPKPRIFFLFNDILVYGSIVINKRKYNSQHIIPLEDVTLETLPDTLQMKNRWMIKTSKKSFVVSAASLTERKEWISHLEECIRHLLTKMGRQPSTEHAAPWIPDKATDICMRCTQTKFSTLTRRHHCRKCGFVVCADCSRQRFLMPRLSPKPLRVCNLCYRQLLAEKKKEAEADRRQLPPIHSAIPGYEPSSGDDSDKSDDDKADQWPADTAFYTSEVSWSSFHS; translated from the coding sequence ATGGTGGACCATCTTGCAAACACTGAGATCAACAGCCAGCGCATTGCTGCTGTGGAAAACTGCTTTGGAGCTTCTGGACAGCCCTTAGCTGTGCCAGGAAGAGTCCTTTTAGGAGAAGGGATTTTAACCAAAGAGTGCCGCAAGAAACCAAAGCCTCGCATATTCTTCCTTTTCAATGACATCCTCGTCTATGGCAGCATAGTCATCAACAAAAGGAAGTACAATTCCCAGCACATCATTCCCCTTGAAGATGTCACTTTGGAGACGCTGCCAGACACCTTGCAGATGAAGAACCGCTGGATGATTAAAACCTCAAAGAAGTCCTTTGTGGTTTCTGCGGCCTCCCTCACGGAGAGGAAGGAGTGGATCAGCCATCTGGAGGAGTGCATCAGGCACCTGCTGACAAAGATGGGCCGGCAGCCCTCCACAGAGCACGCAGCCCCCTGGATCCCAGACAAGGCCACGGACATCTGCATGCGCTGCACGCAGACCAAGTTCTCCACGCTTACCCGAAGGCACCACTGCCGCAAGTGTGGCTTTGTTGTCTGTGCAGACTGCTCCAGGCAGAGGTTCCTGATGCCCCGGCTGTCCCCCAAACCTCTGAGGGTCTGCAACCTGTGCtacaggcagctgctggcagaaaagaagaaggaggcagaggcagaTCGCAGGCAGCTACCACCGATCCACTCTGCTATCCCAGGTTATGAACCCTCCAGTGGTGATGACAGTGACAAGTCTGATGATGACAAAGCTGACCAGTGGCCAGCAGACACAGCATTTTATACCTCAGAAGTATCCTGGTCATCTTTCCATAGCTGA